The following coding sequences lie in one Xyrauchen texanus isolate HMW12.3.18 chromosome 25, RBS_HiC_50CHRs, whole genome shotgun sequence genomic window:
- the LOC127618707 gene encoding LIM domain and actin-binding protein 1-like — protein MAVSSFHRGQWSSQSLRVTAKELSIVGARGKNPAIAERFSKYQRAAEETSSDKKKSLEKSTLSVHSGNLNILKQLWERPSAETPTSPEPKTHSRQQANHQQHNLTTVNSEEPVNSEEPVNSSRPVHTPQESTDITQQVQLIDGTEPLLDRDSEQPMEKWIQRDAATSGAAMVSTMPIEKPTVPLKSLKMMFEKGEPLQNKVSRELCKTGDSGSDNMEPEDRESHDTEVKMVESTPLRDRMAMYQAAVTKLDISSSPASEPADDEVRSHSGKQKENVPPLPADVSLQGSDTIRKSPIPDRKGSVVSPEQNQTKAARMFCLPVRESCVMCLKTVYPLEKLVANQQIYHNTCFRCAYCNTKLSLVNYASLHNNVYCKPHFCQLFKAKGNYDEGFGHRPHKELWEVRGEGVEEQVKESPPETMSNPPLESPLVKVNVLAATLETQTASERIEKPLETGRLKISWPPQSGEESTTLAATDGSAVKPIRPKWPPEGDAVPSNLDASDLPKIRRSVSLKERSKPFSILGSASLPVTQPRERSPCQRSPANEEMSPVSSTTDTTISSEDMTEMNQSEEEETEEGNKEEDDEERMEQEEVEEEISSLKSKSSSLVNSSAPSPEAESGLDSEQNQTSQDVGFWDGEEAEEDRSDVTVEDLIKRNRHYDNEDEDDVV, from the exons ATACCAGAGGGCAGCAGAGGAAACGAGTTCAGACAAGAAAAAA TCTCTGGAGAAATCAACTCTTTCCGTGCACAGCGGCAATTTAAACATCCTGAAACAGCTGTGGGAGCGGCCGTCAGCTGAAACGCCTACATCTCCAGAACCTAAAACTCACTCCAGACAGCAGGCGAACCATCAGCAACACAATTTAACCACTGTGAATTCAGAAGAGCCTGTGAATTCAGAAGAGCCAGTGAATTCATCCAGACCTGTTCACACCCCACAAGAGTCTACGGACATCACACAACAAGTCCAGCTTATTGACGGCACAGAACCTCTGTTAGACCGTGACAGTGAGCAGCCAATGGAGAAGTGGATTCAGAGAGATGCAGCGACTTCAGGGGCTGCAATGGTGTCCACCATGCCCATCGAAAAACCCACTGTGCCTCTAAAAAGCCTAAAGATGATGTTTGAGAAAGGAGAGCCCCTCCAGAACAAA GTGTCCAGAGAGCTTTGTAAAACTGGAGACAGTGGATCTGACAATATGGAACCAGAAGACCGAG AAAGTCATGACACTGAAGTGAAAATGGTGGAGTCCACCCCTCTTAGGGACCGAATGGCCATGTACCAGGCAGCTGTGACTAAGCTCGATATCTCCTCCTCCCCCGCT AGTGAACCAGCAGACGATGAAGTTCGCAGTCACAGTGGGAAACAGAAGGAAAATGTGCCGCCACTCCCTGCTGATGTG TCCCTACAGGGATCTGATACAATCAGGAAAAGCCCCATTCCAGACAGGAAAG GCTCTGTTGTGAGTCCTGAACAAAACCAAACTAAAGCCGCCAGG ATGTTTTGTTTGCCTGTTCGCGAATCCTGCGTGATGTGCCTTAAGACCGTGTACCCACTAGAAAAACTTGTAGCCAATCAGCAGATTTACCACAACACCTGCTTCCGCTGTGCCTACTGCAACACTAAACTCAG TTTGGTGAACTATGCCTCTTTGCACAACAATGTCTACTGTAAGCCACACTTCTGCCAGCTGTTCAAAGCCAAGGGGAACTACGATGAGGGTTTCGGCCACCGACCCCATAAGGAGCTTTGGGAGGTGAGAGGAGAGGGAGTTGAGGAACAAGTCAAGGAATCTCCTCCAGAAACAATGTCTAATCCCCCATTAGAGTCTCCGCTGGTCAAGGTAAATGTTCTGGCGGCAACTTTGGAGACCCAGACTGCCTCTGAGAGGATTGAGAAGCCATTGGAAACTGGACGACTGAAAATATCCTGGCCTCCACAGTCTGGAGAAGAAAGCACAACCCTTGCAGCTACTGACGGCAGTGCTGTCAAACCCATTCGCCCGAAATGGCCCCCAGAGGGCGACGCTGTACCAAGCAATTTGGATGCTTCTGATCTTCCAAAGATTCGCAGGAgcgtctccctcaaagagagaaGCAAACCTTTCTCGATACTTGGCTCTGCTTCTCTACCAGTTACCCAGCCCAGAGAGAGATCTCCATGCCAAAGATCTCCAGCAAATGAGGAAATGTCACCTGTTTCTTCAACCACAGACACGACCATCTCCTCAGAGGACATGACTGAAATGAACCAATCCGAAGAGGAAGAAACTGAGGAAGGAAACAAGGAGGAAGATGATGAGGAAAGAATGGAACAAGAGGAAGTGGAAGAGGAAATTTCCTCGCTGAAAAGCAAAAGCAGCTCGCTGGTAAACAGTTCTGCTCCATCGCCTGAGGCCGAGTCTGGCTTGGATTCAGAGCAGAACCAGACCTCTCAGGATGTGGGCTTCTGGGATGGAGAGGAGGCAGAGGAAGATCGAAGTGACGTCACTGTTGAGGATCTGATTAAGAGGAACCGTCATTATGACAATGAGGATGAAGATGACGTTGTTTGA